One genomic window of Haemophilus haemolyticus includes the following:
- a CDS encoding FecCD family ABC transporter permease, giving the protein MTKTLKLNTALFLALLLISGFAIYHQLGDFAHLKNADGVLTDMRSLVLLDIRLPRLGLAILTGASLALAGNAMQGIFQNPLASPGLLGSSAGATTTSVFLLYYFSVPLSLLLIGGVAGALSSFLLVYLIAKNHGTTAMILSGLAVNMLLSASVALLLSNAESPWALAELYRWLQGSLVWAKLDTLLISFPIVLLGLFCLYRERRYIDLLTFGEETASTMGVNPKRSFFVTTFGVALLVGATIPQTGTIGFIGLIAPHFARLLLKKRPSQLYITSALLGALLLLIADLYVQYIPIFSHIYIGTLIAIIGAPCLIWILITEQRKLAR; this is encoded by the coding sequence TTGACCAAGACACTCAAATTAAATACCGCACTTTTCTTAGCGTTGCTGTTGATTAGCGGGTTTGCAATTTATCATCAGCTCGGCGATTTTGCTCATCTCAAAAATGCCGATGGTGTGCTCACGGATATGCGCTCTCTTGTATTGCTTGATATTCGCCTACCGCGCCTCGGATTAGCTATTTTAACTGGCGCAAGTCTTGCTTTAGCGGGCAATGCAATGCAGGGGATATTCCAAAATCCACTGGCAAGTCCTGGATTATTGGGAAGTAGTGCCGGTGCAACCACCACCAGTGTCTTTTTGCTTTACTATTTTTCCGTACCCTTAAGTCTGTTGCTTATTGGCGGTGTAGCTGGAGCGTTATCTAGTTTTTTATTGGTTTATTTGATCGCTAAAAATCATGGTACAACGGCGATGATTTTAAGTGGTTTAGCCGTCAATATGTTGCTCTCTGCTTCCGTTGCATTGCTACTTTCGAATGCAGAAAGCCCGTGGGCGTTAGCTGAACTCTACCGCTGGCTACAAGGCTCTCTTGTGTGGGCAAAACTTGACACGCTACTCATTTCATTTCCAATCGTATTATTGGGATTGTTCTGTTTATATCGTGAACGCCGCTATATTGACTTGCTCACTTTTGGTGAAGAAACCGCAAGCACAATGGGCGTGAATCCTAAACGTAGCTTTTTCGTCACAACCTTTGGCGTAGCATTATTAGTGGGTGCAACGATTCCGCAAACAGGCACTATCGGTTTTATTGGCTTAATCGCACCGCACTTTGCTCGCCTTCTGCTAAAAAAACGTCCTTCGCAACTTTACATTACCAGTGCATTACTTGGCGCATTATTGCTACTTATTGCGGATCTTTACGTGCAATATATTCCAATCTTCTCACATATTTATATTGGCACGCTTATCGCAATCATTGGCGCACCTTGCTTAATTTGGATTTTAATTACGGAGCAACGCAAGTTGGCAAGATAA
- a CDS encoding helical backbone metal receptor, with protein MQKTRLILTALFLPLTSHASEQFVSLTLCSDRLLSEIARPEQIAAQSPYSKNPLMMLDKLNVDKPTLEPQLTALLPYLDKTFLINETFYPQLVEDLKKLGAKIEPINDTPQTAEELFGLILHLGKLTGNETHAKSLIDKLKLQDSRLNLSLTDTLILSDTGIVETYTPQYPTLLNLLGLTPLKIPLTAQNFSLEKVLRGEPNVLIEISDQQSYNEQAELLKHPLLQNLFKNRPHFRIPMKHTYCFDHGVWQGAEKIYQQLK; from the coding sequence ATGCAAAAAACTCGTTTGATTTTAACCGCACTTTTCTTGCCCTTGACTTCGCATGCGTCGGAGCAATTTGTCTCGCTCACGCTTTGTAGCGATCGTCTTTTGTCGGAAATTGCGCGTCCTGAGCAAATTGCCGCACAGTCGCCTTATTCTAAAAATCCATTGATGATGTTGGATAAACTCAATGTGGATAAGCCAACACTTGAGCCACAACTCACTGCATTATTGCCCTATCTCGATAAAACGTTTCTTATCAATGAAACCTTTTATCCACAACTTGTAGAAGATTTGAAAAAACTCGGGGCAAAAATTGAACCAATTAATGACACGCCACAAACGGCAGAAGAATTATTTGGGCTAATATTGCACTTAGGCAAACTTACGGGTAACGAAACGCATGCGAAATCTTTAATCGATAAACTTAAATTACAGGATTCTCGCCTCAATCTATCACTCACTGACACATTAATACTTTCAGATACCGGTATTGTAGAAACTTATACGCCACAGTATCCCACTTTACTTAACTTGCTAGGCTTAACCCCGCTAAAAATACCGCTTACGGCACAAAATTTTTCTCTCGAAAAAGTGTTACGAGGTGAACCCAACGTGTTGATTGAAATCAGCGACCAACAAAGTTATAACGAACAAGCGGAATTGCTTAAACATCCGCTTTTGCAAAATCTTTTTAAAAATCGACCGCACTTTCGTATTCCAATGAAACATACTTATTGCTTTGATCACGGCGTGTGGCAAGGGGCAGAGAAGATTTATCAACAGTTAAAATGA
- a CDS encoding TonB-dependent receptor plug domain-containing protein — protein MKTNLITTALLLSASAFVQAETKTELEPINVYSASATPISLHQTASSVTVLTEKDFAVRNATYVSDVLKTVPSLAVSASGGRGTLTNVFLRGADANHTAVIIDGVKVNPVSGYGFDFGGLALSNIDRIEVLRGEQSALWGSDAMGGVIYITTKKGLEKGKIFNVDYDFGTGSNRTVDGSLTLSGSNNGFYYALHGDSHHTKGISALSKNRFNYTAQDGTAVSTGGSTERDKFHRDNASLRFGYDDNQKGFDLLTSHSSQTANFDNSATDEKGHYTRTRETLFKLSGFLGNDDELLKHKVGVSHIKTDSDTVGYTSAYDAKKLNANYQLDVNFDREGTLTQGLSFLTDYQKTDFNSSYFNNAGNKKLVEKSLATEYRLLHDADHSLNISGRYTDSSEYENSWTGRIAGAYRLHNNVKAHASFGSAIQNPTITEYYGYNARYIGNPNLQPEKSLGGDVGFLFETNDDRHSFDVTYFARNVKNAISSKVINFTTYASQAINLEGISKVKGIEVAYNGKITDTLTTYANYTYTQTRDSKGAELARRPKHLANVGVAYQITEKLGADVNVSYTGKRMDTYYSPTYTTHKVKLPSYTLANLGVNYKVADSLTIYANLNNVFNKKYENVLGYGQDGRNVYVGLKGSF, from the coding sequence ATGAAAACTAACTTAATTACTACCGCACTTTTATTGAGTGCATCGGCTTTTGTACAAGCTGAAACCAAAACCGAGCTTGAACCGATCAATGTGTATTCAGCATCCGCAACCCCTATCAGCCTTCACCAAACAGCGTCGTCTGTTACCGTATTAACAGAAAAAGATTTTGCAGTACGTAATGCGACTTATGTAAGTGATGTATTAAAAACTGTGCCAAGCCTAGCTGTGAGCGCCTCTGGTGGTCGTGGCACATTGACCAACGTATTTTTACGTGGTGCGGATGCAAACCACACCGCAGTCATTATTGATGGTGTGAAAGTGAATCCTGTTTCTGGTTATGGCTTTGATTTCGGTGGCTTAGCATTAAGTAACATTGACCGCATCGAAGTATTACGTGGCGAACAATCTGCCCTTTGGGGAAGTGATGCCATGGGTGGTGTAATTTATATCACCACGAAGAAAGGCCTAGAAAAAGGCAAAATCTTCAATGTCGATTACGATTTTGGCACAGGCTCTAATCGTACGGTAGATGGTTCATTAACCCTTTCAGGTTCAAACAACGGTTTCTATTATGCTTTACACGGTGACAGCCACCATACCAAAGGCATTTCAGCACTCAGCAAAAACCGCTTTAACTACACTGCGCAAGATGGCACAGCAGTGAGTACTGGTGGTTCAACCGAACGCGACAAATTCCACCGTGATAATGCTTCTCTTCGTTTCGGCTATGACGATAACCAAAAAGGTTTTGATTTATTAACCTCTCACAGCAGCCAAACCGCTAACTTTGATAACAGCGCAACGGATGAAAAAGGCCACTACACCCGCACACGTGAAACCTTATTCAAATTAAGTGGTTTCTTGGGTAACGATGATGAATTGCTTAAACACAAAGTGGGTGTAAGTCATATCAAAACTGACAGTGATACCGTTGGATACACATCGGCTTACGATGCGAAAAAACTCAATGCAAACTATCAATTAGACGTCAATTTTGATCGTGAAGGCACTCTCACACAAGGTTTAAGCTTCTTAACTGACTATCAAAAAACAGATTTTAACTCGTCTTATTTCAACAATGCTGGCAATAAGAAGCTTGTTGAGAAAAGCTTAGCAACTGAATATCGTCTATTACACGATGCAGATCACAGCTTAAATATTAGCGGCCGTTACACTGACAGCTCTGAATACGAAAACTCATGGACTGGCCGTATCGCAGGAGCTTACCGTTTACACAATAACGTGAAAGCACACGCAAGTTTTGGTTCAGCTATTCAAAACCCAACGATCACTGAATATTACGGTTACAACGCACGCTATATCGGCAACCCGAATTTACAACCTGAGAAAAGTTTAGGTGGCGATGTTGGCTTCTTATTTGAAACCAATGATGATCGTCACAGCTTTGATGTAACTTATTTCGCTCGTAATGTGAAAAACGCAATTAGCAGCAAAGTGATCAACTTTACTACTTATGCAAGCCAAGCGATAAACCTTGAAGGTATTAGTAAAGTTAAAGGCATTGAAGTAGCTTATAACGGCAAAATTACCGACACATTAACTACTTATGCAAACTACACCTACACTCAAACCCGAGACAGTAAAGGTGCTGAATTAGCACGTCGTCCAAAACATTTGGCGAACGTGGGCGTAGCATACCAAATCACTGAAAAATTAGGTGCAGATGTAAATGTATCTTACACAGGCAAACGCATGGATACCTACTATTCTCCGACCTACACAACGCATAAAGTGAAATTGCCATCTTACACCTTGGCAAACTTAGGCGTGAACTATAAAGTGGCGGATAGTTTGACGATTTATGCAAACCTTAACAACGTATTCAATAAAAAATACGAAAATGTACTTGGCTACGGTCAAGACGGACGTAATGTTTACGTTGGATTGAAAGGATCGTTCTAA
- the glyQ gene encoding glycine--tRNA ligase subunit alpha produces the protein MSTKFNVKTFQGMILALQEYWANQGCTIVQPFDMEVGAGTSHPMTALRALGPEPMAFAYVQPSRRPTDGRYGENPNRLQHYYQFQVVIKPSPDNIQELYLGSLEMLGFDPTKNDIRFVEDNWENPTLGAWGLGWEVWLNGMEVTQFTYFQQVGGLECKPVTGEVTYGLERLAMYIQGVDSVYDLVWSDGPLGKTTYGDVFHQNEVEQSTYNFEHANTDFLFYCFDQYEKEAQELLALEKPLPLPAYERILKAAHSFNLLDARKAISVTERQRYILRIRALTKGVAEAYYASREALGFPGCKK, from the coding sequence ATGAGCACAAAATTTAACGTAAAAACATTCCAGGGTATGATTTTAGCCTTGCAAGAATATTGGGCAAACCAAGGCTGCACCATTGTGCAACCTTTTGATATGGAAGTGGGCGCAGGTACCTCTCACCCAATGACCGCATTACGCGCATTAGGTCCAGAGCCGATGGCATTTGCTTATGTGCAACCTTCACGCCGCCCGACAGATGGTCGATATGGCGAAAACCCAAACCGTTTACAACACTACTACCAGTTCCAAGTGGTGATCAAACCTTCTCCAGATAACATTCAAGAACTCTATTTAGGTTCCCTTGAAATGCTTGGTTTCGACCCGACCAAAAACGACATTCGTTTCGTAGAAGATAACTGGGAAAACCCAACCTTAGGTGCATGGGGCTTGGGCTGGGAAGTATGGCTAAACGGCATGGAAGTGACCCAGTTTACCTATTTCCAACAAGTGGGTGGCTTAGAATGTAAACCTGTAACGGGCGAAGTGACTTACGGTTTAGAGCGTTTGGCAATGTACATTCAAGGCGTCGATTCTGTGTATGACTTAGTTTGGTCTGACGGTCCATTAGGCAAAACCACTTATGGCGATGTTTTCCATCAAAATGAAGTTGAGCAATCAACCTATAACTTTGAACACGCAAACACAGATTTCTTATTCTACTGCTTCGATCAATACGAAAAAGAAGCACAAGAGTTATTAGCCTTAGAAAAACCGTTACCATTGCCAGCTTATGAGCGTATTTTGAAAGCAGCACACAGCTTTAACTTATTAGATGCGCGTAAAGCGATTTCAGTGACCGAACGCCAACGCTATATTTTACGCATTCGTGCCTTAACTAAAGGCGTGGCAGAAGCGTACTATGCTAGCCGTGAAGCCTTAGGTTTCCCTGGTTGTAAAAAATAA
- a CDS encoding histidine-type phosphatase, giving the protein MKKITLKFTALLLGSVLASSAFATENGQTSSSSDYELEKVLIFSRHGLRSPVEKDPQEMAKYSPYEWAKWNVPSGYLTAKGTVLETYFGQYLGQWLADKGLLTTERCASGEGIFAYANGVQRTIATGQAIVSGAFAGCNVQLQHHGKIGSEKDPIFNTQAHNPSKALIESAKNNVDLTALQQKLAPNYALLSEIIDYKNSPNCLQKGECDLGGKVGEYSIKDGKSVKITGSISTGKKIVSALLLAHYVGKPDSEIANGRVDSQEKWRAINEIKNEYYRTLFKNNETLAQNASYPLLAFIQQQLNSENKINLLVGHDSNIVALLAALGVEPYELNDSLENIPIGGKLLFEVWKHKPSGKLKFKLDYVYQTTEQLINITPLSLAMPPNQTALTLKGCKKDENGFCDYERFQQVLSESVGNSKLSGSR; this is encoded by the coding sequence ATGAAAAAAATAACCCTAAAATTCACCGCACTTTTGCTTGGCTCAGTTTTAGCAAGTAGTGCGTTTGCAACAGAAAATGGTCAAACTTCCTCAAGTTCTGATTATGAATTAGAGAAAGTATTGATTTTCAGCCGACACGGATTGCGTTCACCAGTGGAAAAAGATCCGCAAGAAATGGCGAAATATTCCCCGTATGAATGGGCAAAATGGAATGTACCATCTGGCTATCTCACTGCAAAAGGGACGGTGCTAGAAACCTATTTCGGACAGTATTTAGGTCAATGGCTTGCAGATAAAGGGTTACTAACAACAGAACGTTGTGCATCGGGCGAAGGCATTTTTGCTTATGCAAATGGTGTGCAACGCACCATTGCAACAGGGCAAGCGATTGTTTCTGGTGCATTTGCGGGCTGTAATGTTCAACTGCAACATCACGGTAAAATTGGTTCTGAAAAAGATCCGATTTTTAATACACAGGCGCACAATCCAAGTAAAGCCTTGATTGAATCTGCAAAAAATAACGTTGATTTAACCGCTTTACAGCAAAAATTAGCACCGAATTATGCGTTATTAAGTGAAATTATCGATTATAAAAATTCACCAAACTGCTTACAAAAAGGCGAATGTGATTTAGGTGGAAAAGTCGGTGAATACAGTATTAAAGACGGTAAGTCGGTAAAAATTACGGGTTCTATCAGCACCGGAAAGAAAATTGTCAGTGCGTTATTGCTCGCACATTATGTGGGTAAGCCTGATTCAGAAATCGCAAACGGCCGCGTGGATAGCCAAGAAAAATGGCGTGCGATTAACGAAATTAAAAACGAATATTACCGCACTTTATTTAAAAACAACGAAACGTTAGCACAAAATGCGTCATATCCGTTATTGGCATTTATTCAGCAACAGCTAAATAGCGAAAACAAAATTAATTTATTGGTTGGACACGATTCTAATATCGTCGCTCTGCTTGCAGCACTAGGTGTTGAGCCTTATGAGTTGAATGATTCATTGGAAAATATCCCAATCGGCGGTAAGTTGCTATTTGAAGTGTGGAAACATAAACCAAGTGGTAAGCTCAAATTTAAGTTGGATTATGTGTATCAAACCACTGAACAGTTGATTAACATTACGCCACTAAGTTTAGCGATGCCACCAAACCAAACAGCATTAACCCTCAAAGGCTGTAAAAAAGATGAAAATGGTTTTTGTGATTACGAGCGTTTTCAACAGGTGTTGAGTGAGAGTGTTGGAAACAGCAAGCTATCGGGAAGTAGATAA
- a CDS encoding DUF3825 domain-containing protein, translating to MEHPEKLFDLVYFHEMDKKLDELSSLAEKENWDYQYTKTNQNKPVLFNYLQYTYQRLSQEEKIEISSCGQWLTFNTGLVTDNQESIFILCEKSNHHSPRAPWLFKAWKRKGEYEMQKFQTLPDMAHYFDDPSLLVFDCRKELIPNIEHMIADNKDRFPEPFNSMPDFTLQTLLNGAIDNAKERVRRNYKTAIPHYYKNKVQLLLPLCLSKPGRADLAIVVEYIKTSNAYRAATCLTLDMAYNNARQLARPDRDWLIP from the coding sequence ATGGAACATCCAGAAAAGTTATTTGATCTAGTTTATTTCCATGAGATGGATAAAAAATTAGATGAACTATCTTCCTTGGCGGAAAAGGAAAACTGGGATTATCAATATACAAAGACTAACCAGAATAAACCAGTATTATTCAATTATTTACAATATACATATCAAAGATTATCACAGGAAGAGAAGATTGAAATTTCATCTTGTGGGCAATGGTTGACATTTAATACAGGATTAGTGACCGACAATCAAGAATCGATATTCATTTTGTGTGAAAAGAGTAACCATCATTCTCCTAGAGCTCCTTGGCTTTTTAAAGCTTGGAAAAGAAAAGGAGAATATGAAATGCAGAAGTTTCAGACTCTACCCGATATGGCTCATTATTTTGATGACCCATCCCTATTGGTTTTTGATTGTAGAAAAGAGTTAATACCTAATATTGAGCATATGATCGCAGACAATAAGGATAGATTTCCAGAACCATTCAATAGTATGCCAGATTTTACTTTGCAAACTTTACTGAATGGGGCTATAGATAATGCGAAAGAAAGAGTTAGAAGGAACTATAAAACGGCAATTCCTCATTACTATAAGAATAAAGTTCAATTGCTTCTTCCTTTATGTTTGAGTAAGCCAGGAAGGGCTGATTTAGCAATAGTTGTTGAATATATTAAAACTAGTAATGCTTATAGAGCAGCTACCTGTTTAACGCTTGATATGGCATATAATAATGCTAGACAATTAGCTAGACCTGATAGAGATTGGTTAATCCCATAG
- the glyS gene encoding glycine--tRNA ligase subunit beta, giving the protein MTTQNFLVEIGTEELPPKALKTLATSFADNVEAELNQAGLSFDKIEWFAAPRRLAVKVLNLATQQPSKEIEKRGPAVSAAFDTEGKPTKAAEGWARGCGITVEQAESIATDKGEWLVHRAKIEGQPTKNLLNDIVANALAKLPIPKPMRWADKTVQFIRPVHTVTMLLGDELIEGEILGVASARTIRGHRFLGEKEFEIQHADQYSQLLREKGSVVADFNERKAEILAKSQAKATALGGVADIEESLLEEVTSLVEYPNVLAAKFEERFLAVPAEALVYTMKGDQKYFPIYDKDGKLLPHFIFVSNINPEDPTAIIEGNEKVVRPRLTDAEFFFKTDLKQKLVDRLPRLETVLFQQQLGTLKDKTDRIEQLAGEIAKQIGADEAKAKRAGLLSKCDLMTNMVFEFTDTQGVMGMHYARHDGEDEEVAVALNEQYMPRFAGDELPKSLVASAVALADKFDTLTGIFGIGQAPKGSADPFALRRAALGALRIIVEKNLPLDLEDLVKKSAALFGDKLTNQNVVADVVDFMLGRFRAWYQDEGIAVDVIQAVLARRPTRPADFDARVRAVSHFRTLDSAEALAAANKRVSNILAKADAAIGEINLTACVEPAEKALAEAVLALRTEVQPFIAQGDYTAVLDKLANLRAPVDSFFDNVMVNAEDPALRQNRLAILNTLQNLFLQVANISVLQ; this is encoded by the coding sequence ATGACAACCCAAAACTTCCTAGTAGAAATCGGCACAGAAGAGCTGCCACCAAAAGCTCTCAAAACATTAGCGACCTCTTTTGCGGATAATGTTGAGGCGGAATTAAACCAAGCGGGTTTATCATTCGATAAAATCGAATGGTTTGCAGCGCCGCGTCGTTTGGCGGTGAAAGTGTTGAACTTAGCCACACAACAACCAAGCAAAGAAATTGAAAAACGCGGGCCGGCAGTTTCAGCTGCCTTTGATACAGAAGGCAAACCAACTAAAGCGGCAGAAGGCTGGGCGCGTGGTTGTGGAATTACCGTTGAGCAAGCAGAGAGCATTGCCACTGATAAAGGTGAATGGTTAGTTCACCGTGCAAAAATTGAAGGTCAGCCGACCAAAAACTTGCTGAACGATATTGTGGCAAATGCGTTGGCGAAATTGCCAATTCCAAAACCAATGCGTTGGGCTGACAAAACAGTGCAGTTTATTCGTCCAGTTCATACCGTGACTATGTTGTTAGGTGATGAGTTAATTGAAGGCGAAATTTTAGGTGTGGCAAGTGCTCGCACTATTCGCGGTCACCGTTTCTTAGGCGAGAAAGAATTTGAAATTCAACACGCAGACCAATATTCGCAATTATTGCGTGAAAAAGGTTCTGTAGTAGCAGATTTCAACGAGCGTAAAGCAGAAATTTTGGCAAAATCTCAAGCAAAAGCAACCGCACTTGGCGGCGTGGCTGATATTGAAGAAAGTCTGCTTGAAGAAGTGACTTCGTTGGTAGAATATCCAAACGTTTTAGCGGCTAAATTTGAAGAACGCTTCTTAGCGGTGCCTGCGGAAGCCTTGGTTTACACCATGAAAGGTGACCAAAAATATTTCCCGATTTATGACAAAGACGGCAAATTATTACCGCACTTTATTTTTGTCTCGAACATCAACCCTGAAGATCCAACGGCAATTATCGAAGGGAACGAAAAAGTGGTTCGCCCACGTTTAACCGATGCGGAATTCTTCTTCAAAACCGACTTAAAACAAAAACTGGTTGATCGTTTACCACGTTTAGAAACCGTATTGTTCCAACAACAACTCGGTACATTGAAAGACAAAACTGACCGCATTGAGCAACTGGCAGGCGAAATTGCAAAACAAATCGGTGCAGATGAAGCGAAAGCAAAACGTGCAGGTTTACTGTCAAAATGTGACTTAATGACCAACATGGTATTCGAATTCACTGATACGCAAGGCGTAATGGGCATGCACTATGCTCGTCATGATGGTGAAGATGAAGAAGTAGCAGTGGCGTTAAACGAACAATATATGCCACGTTTTGCGGGTGATGAGTTACCAAAATCACTCGTTGCAAGTGCGGTCGCTTTAGCGGATAAATTTGACACTTTAACGGGTATCTTCGGCATCGGCCAAGCACCAAAAGGTAGCGCAGACCCATTTGCACTTCGTCGTGCGGCATTAGGTGCATTACGTATTATCGTAGAGAAAAATTTACCACTAGATTTAGAAGATTTAGTGAAAAAATCAGCCGCACTTTTCGGTGATAAACTTACCAATCAAAATGTGGTCGCCGATGTGGTGGACTTCATGCTTGGTCGTTTCCGTGCATGGTATCAAGATGAAGGCATTGCAGTGGATGTGATTCAAGCCGTATTGGCACGTCGTCCAACTCGCCCTGCTGATTTTGATGCGCGCGTACGTGCAGTATCACACTTCCGTACTTTAGATTCAGCGGAAGCGTTAGCAGCAGCAAACAAACGTGTAAGTAATATCTTAGCCAAAGCAGATGCTGCAATTGGCGAGATCAATTTGACCGCTTGCGTAGAACCAGCAGAAAAAGCCCTTGCTGAAGCGGTACTTGCATTACGCACTGAAGTACAACCGTTTATCGCACAAGGCGATTACACCGCAGTATTAGATAAATTAGCAAACTTACGCGCACCAGTGGACAGTTTCTTTGATAACGTGATGGTAAATGCCGAAGATCCTGCATTACGTCAAAACCGCTTAGCGATTTTAAATACGTTACAAAACTTGTTCTTACAGGTAGCAAATATTTCTGTTTTACAATAA
- a CDS encoding glycosyltransferase family 25 protein, translated as MLEQTNKQTNKQTNKQTNKQTNKQIKGYVINLNRSPERLRKFFSQASANLFTRMPAVDKKLLELFDLEIFFNIAQCESLLGQKITSGEIACTLSHIACWKAIANDDDLLERDFAIIAEDDVLLKDDLQSSLQKVIDVFENGYFLNQENVDLIILQSLAFDWFNLDENFCPMYYGYNNQGSSLYLIRKSLAIELTENLKKEKPYWLADWFEVFCDKERVRGVKPHLGYIIGGHNAPSDLEVDRQRARCNT; from the coding sequence ATGCTTGAACAAACAAACAAACAAACAAACAAACAAACAAACAAACAAACAAACAAACAAACAAACAAACAAATAAAAGGGTACGTCATTAATTTGAATCGTTCTCCTGAACGATTAAGAAAGTTTTTTTCTCAAGCTTCAGCAAATTTATTTACGCGTATGCCCGCTGTTGATAAGAAATTACTTGAGCTATTTGATTTAGAAATTTTTTTTAATATTGCACAGTGTGAAAGTTTACTGGGACAGAAGATAACTTCAGGCGAAATTGCTTGTACCCTTTCCCATATTGCATGTTGGAAAGCAATTGCAAATGACGATGATTTACTGGAGCGAGATTTTGCTATTATTGCTGAAGATGATGTGCTCTTAAAAGATGATTTACAATCCTCACTTCAAAAAGTGATAGATGTTTTTGAAAACGGATATTTTTTGAACCAAGAAAATGTAGATTTAATTATTTTACAAAGTTTAGCCTTTGATTGGTTTAATTTAGATGAAAATTTCTGTCCTATGTATTATGGTTATAATAATCAGGGATCAAGTTTATATTTAATACGAAAATCTCTTGCAATTGAATTAACTGAAAACTTAAAAAAAGAAAAACCTTATTGGCTAGCTGATTGGTTTGAAGTTTTTTGTGATAAAGAAAGGGTAAGAGGGGTTAAGCCTCATTTGGGTTATATTATTGGAGGGCATAATGCACCTTCTGATTTAGAGGTGGATCGTCAAAGAGCAAGGTGTAATACGTAA
- a CDS encoding MFS transporter, whose translation MTNKVNSYGWKALIGSAVGYAMDGFDLLILGFMLSAISADLSLTPAQGGSLVTWTLIGAVFGGILFGALSDKYGRVRVLTWTILLFAVFTGLCAIAQGYWDLLIYRTIAGIGLGGEFGIGMALAAEAWPARHRAKAASYVALGWQAGVLGAALLTPLLLPHIGWRGMFLVGIFPAFVAWFLRSHLHEPEIFTQKQTVLSTQSSFTDKLRSFQLLIKDKATSKISLGIVVLTSVQNFGYYGIMIWLPNFLSKQLGFSLTKSGLWTAVTVCGMMAGIWIFGQLADRIGRKPSFLLFQLGAVISIVVYSQLTDPDIMLLAGAFLGMFVNGMMGGYGALMAEAYPTEARATAQNVLFNIGRAVGGFGPVVVGAVVLAYSFQTAIAILAIIYVIDMLATIFLIPELKGQALD comes from the coding sequence ATGACAAACAAAGTAAACAGTTATGGCTGGAAAGCCTTAATTGGCTCTGCCGTCGGCTATGCAATGGACGGTTTTGATCTTCTCATTTTAGGTTTCATGCTTAGTGCAATTTCCGCAGACTTAAGTCTAACACCCGCACAAGGTGGCTCTCTCGTGACATGGACGCTTATTGGTGCCGTATTTGGCGGCATTTTATTTGGCGCATTAAGCGATAAATACGGTCGTGTACGGGTACTTACTTGGACCATTCTTCTTTTTGCGGTATTTACTGGGTTGTGTGCGATTGCACAAGGTTACTGGGATTTACTGATTTATCGCACAATTGCTGGCATTGGCTTAGGCGGTGAATTTGGAATTGGGATGGCTCTAGCAGCAGAAGCATGGCCTGCACGTCACCGAGCTAAAGCAGCATCTTATGTTGCATTGGGTTGGCAAGCTGGTGTGTTAGGTGCCGCATTACTTACACCATTATTGCTCCCGCATATTGGCTGGCGTGGAATGTTCTTGGTGGGTATCTTCCCTGCATTTGTCGCTTGGTTCTTACGTTCTCATCTACACGAACCTGAAATTTTCACTCAAAAACAAACCGTACTTTCAACTCAATCCAGTTTTACTGATAAATTACGTTCATTCCAGCTTCTTATTAAAGATAAAGCCACGAGCAAAATTAGCCTTGGTATCGTTGTACTTACCTCCGTACAAAACTTCGGTTATTACGGCATTATGATTTGGTTACCTAATTTCTTATCAAAACAACTTGGGTTCAGTTTAACTAAATCTGGGCTTTGGACCGCCGTTACCGTCTGTGGCATGATGGCTGGCATTTGGATTTTCGGACAACTTGCTGACCGAATCGGGCGCAAACCAAGTTTCTTACTTTTCCAATTAGGAGCGGTGATAAGTATCGTGGTTTACTCACAACTTACGGATCCTGACATCATGCTTCTTGCTGGGGCATTTTTAGGTATGTTTGTGAACGGAATGATGGGTGGTTACGGTGCATTGATGGCAGAAGCCTATCCAACAGAAGCTCGAGCAACCGCACAAAACGTACTTTTCAATATTGGTCGTGCCGTAGGGGGATTTGGACCTGTGGTTGTAGGCGCGGTTGTACTTGCCTACTCTTTCCAAACTGCCATCGCCATACTTGCGATTATCTACGTAATTGATATGTTAGCGACAATTTTCTTAATCCCTGAATTAAAAGGTCAAGCCTTAGACTAA